One genomic segment of Mangifera indica cultivar Alphonso unplaced genomic scaffold, CATAS_Mindica_2.1 Un_0047, whole genome shotgun sequence includes these proteins:
- the LOC123206734 gene encoding uncharacterized protein LOC123206734, producing MCHCLLTLTLTPTLAASTASIFSSISEISEKETNAQRKLLFLSKFNPLLPTFLQFHPYFTLSNDDNQHPHPISIFFFYFLHISSSLLHFPIPQLQGFASGALYHQRICLTSSLPTTTNNVVSRCFSSSVGVEALVTSKSEDVTAPPRIGDDKIGVLLLNLGGPETLEDVQPFLFNLFADP from the exons ATGTGTCACTGTCTCCTCACACTGACTCTCACTCCCACGCTTGCTGCTTCGACTGCCTCCATTTTCTCTTCTATTTCCGAAATATCGGAAAAAGAAACTAACGCCCAACGCAAATTATTATTCCTTTCAAAATTCAACCCACTCTTACCTACTTTCCTTCAATTTCATCCTTATTTTACCCTCTCAAATGACGATAATCAACACCCCCATCCCAtctccatcttcttcttctacttcctCCACATTTCCTCCTCcttgcttcacttccctatacCGCAGCTCCAG GGTTTTGCCTCGGGTGCCTTGTACCACCAAAGGATTTGCCTTACCTCTAGTCTTCCAACAACAACTAATAATGTAGTTTCTAGATGCTTCTCTTCTTCTGTGGGAGTAGAAGCATTAGTTACGTCCAAATCTGAGGATGTTACTGCGCCTCCTCGCATTGGTGATGACAAAATCGGCGTTTTGTTGCTCAATCTTGGAGGTCCTGAAACTCTCGAAGACGTCCAGCCTTTTCTGTTTAACCTTTTCGCTGATCCGTAg
- the LOC123206736 gene encoding probable manganese-transporting ATPase PDR2, protein MEKWKIKCIDEKCKCKKEVEALSETHDLCIGGDCIEMLQQTSAVLRVIPYMKVFARVAPEQKELILTTFKTVGRMTLKCGDGSNDVGALKQLPKSKINLLFLPNLVKYHFIARREDKRKLRQDLSLIVSDEIEMERVNIVTSNTFFVQAHVGVAFLNALPLTQNKASSSGTSKEEKTKSGKSQKSKSASDAAGKPITQNEEGSSTSHTFGNRHQAAVAMQRQKMKMQIDEMTEAYVLSVMHLDGVKLGDVQATISGIFTAALFLFISHARPLPTLSAARPHPNIFCLYVFLSLMGQFAIHLLFLMSCVKEAENYMPDECIEPDSDFYRNLVNTVGFIHGKHDAPGGHFCFITSDVFRDLNDCFKLLPLPRGLRDKLVIWASLMFLSCYSWEKVLMWAFPGRVPDWKKRQRVAAANLDKKHV, encoded by the exons ATGGAGAAATGGAAGATCAAGTGCATTGATGAGAAATGCAAATG TAAGAAAGAGGTTGAAGCTTTATCAGAGACTCATGATCTCTGTATTGGAGGCGACTGCATTGAAATGTTACAACAGACTTCTGCTGTTCTACGAGTCATTCCTTACATGAAG GTTTTTGCGAGAGTTGCTCCTGAGCAAAAAGAACTAATTTTGACTACTTTTAAAACGGTGGGAAGGATGACATTAAAGTGTGGGGATGGTAGTAATGACGTTGGGGCGCTGAAGCAG TTACCGAAATCAAAGATAAATTTGCTTTTCCTTCCGAATCTAGTAAAATATCACTTCATTGCCAG AAGAGAAGATAAAAGAAAGCTCAGACAGGATCTTTCTCTGATTGTTTCTGATGAAATTGAAATGGAACGTGTCAATATTGTG ACATCTAACACTTTCTTTGTTCAAGCACATGTTGGAGTTGCTTTCTTGAATGCCTTGCCTCTAACTCAAAACAAAGCCTCATCATCAGGAACatctaaagaagaaaagacaaaGTCAGGTAAATCACAGAAATCTAAGTCTGCATCAGATGCTGCCGGCAAACCTATCACTCAGAATGAAGAAGGCTCTTCCACCAGCCACACTTTTGGTAACCGCCATCAGGCGGCTGTTGCGATGCAACGACAGAAGATGAAGATGCAGATTGATGAGATGACTGAGG CATATGTGTTGAGTGTTATGCATTTGGATGGTGTTAAGCTTGGGGATGTCCAGGCTACAATCAGTGGTATCTTTACAGCTGCCTTATTCCTATTCATATCACATGCCCGGCCTCTTCCTACTCTGTCAGCTGCACGGCCGCATCCTAATATATTCTGCCTATATGTTTTCCTTTCGCTCATGGGACAGTTTGCAATTCACTTGCTTTTCCTGATGTCTTGTGTGAAAGAGGCAGAGAACTACATGCCGGATGAGTGCATTGAACCAGACTCAGATTTTTATCGCAATCTTGTGAATACGGTCGGTTTCATACATGGTAAGCATGATGCTCCAGGTGGCCACTTTTGCT TCATTACATCTGACGTATTTAGGGACTTAAATGATTGTTTTAAGTTGCTGCCATTGCCACGGGGATTGAGGGATAAACTTGTGATTTGGGCTTCTCTCATGTTTTTGAGTTGCTATTCATGGGAAAAAGTTTTGATGTGGGCATTCCCAGGTAGAGTTCCAGATTGGAAGAAACGACAACGTGTGGCTGCAGctaatttggataaaaaacaTGTTTGA